A genomic region of Rickettsiales bacterium contains the following coding sequences:
- a CDS encoding methyl-accepting chemotaxis protein translates to MSIRLALMLGNLFILMLIIGIGGFGYQELKKSAASVDALSTVAMDMYDKAFEGVDYAHRVQTLFVKFMASHEGATASFGDSASKQQLQTILDNMDVDIERAMNDKTKHQAENIRGQIKHIMDEPALTTQADLTKIDKGLSQLVDNFSDGGFLYRSKADRQVSTAHKALAENEKLLIIALVGAALIALIIALVLGQYITPSLKQAAIVANAVADGRLDNNIKVSGCLEAKRLLTALSVMQNALAENLKEIENGKKKELLLSEEARSSRLKLADSFESGVHGIIESINAAASALNNTAEGMGRVVGDVSQKSNSASAASGETAANVEHVATAVEELSTAVQEISSQIAKSTALVTETVHRTDKADQTTQVLAAAVEQISQILLLIENIAGQINLLALNATIEAARAGDAGKGFAVVASEVKNLASQTAKATEEISKHINNIQAVSKDVTVALNAIKTSISDVNQYAGGISAAAEEQSATTTEISTNMQHALTGVQHITENISSISQGMGEVDHEAKNVLDAAKMLSEHSDTLRHQVRMLLQGIRA, encoded by the coding sequence ATGTCCATTCGATTGGCGTTGATGCTGGGAAATTTATTTATCCTTATGCTTATCATAGGGATAGGGGGATTTGGCTATCAGGAGTTAAAGAAATCTGCTGCCAGTGTGGATGCATTGTCCACGGTGGCGATGGATATGTATGATAAGGCGTTTGAAGGGGTGGATTATGCCCACCGCGTCCAGACCTTGTTCGTCAAATTTATGGCGAGTCATGAAGGGGCAACCGCTTCTTTCGGCGATAGTGCCTCCAAACAGCAGCTGCAAACGATTCTGGATAATATGGATGTCGACATCGAGCGTGCGATGAATGACAAGACCAAGCATCAGGCAGAAAATATCCGAGGACAGATCAAACATATCATGGATGAGCCGGCTTTGACCACGCAGGCGGATCTTACGAAGATAGATAAGGGACTTTCTCAGTTAGTCGATAATTTTTCCGACGGTGGTTTCCTTTACCGCTCCAAGGCGGACCGTCAGGTTTCTACTGCCCATAAGGCACTTGCTGAAAATGAGAAATTGTTAATCATAGCGCTTGTTGGAGCTGCTTTGATCGCCTTGATTATTGCCCTGGTATTAGGCCAGTATATTACACCATCATTGAAGCAGGCGGCGATTGTGGCCAATGCTGTGGCGGATGGGCGGTTGGATAATAATATTAAGGTTAGCGGGTGCCTTGAAGCGAAGCGATTGCTTACAGCTTTGTCCGTCATGCAAAATGCGTTGGCAGAAAATCTTAAGGAAATTGAAAATGGGAAGAAGAAAGAACTGCTGCTTTCGGAAGAAGCCAGGAGCAGCCGCCTGAAACTTGCCGATAGTTTTGAATCCGGCGTGCATGGGATTATCGAGTCCATTAATGCGGCGGCCAGTGCGCTTAACAATACCGCAGAGGGAATGGGGCGTGTCGTAGGCGATGTAAGCCAGAAGAGCAATTCAGCTTCTGCGGCTTCGGGTGAGACAGCGGCCAATGTCGAGCACGTGGCAACAGCGGTTGAGGAACTTTCCACGGCGGTACAGGAAATATCGAGTCAAATTGCCAAATCCACGGCGCTGGTTACGGAAACGGTTCACCGGACGGATAAAGCGGACCAGACCACCCAGGTACTGGCGGCGGCGGTTGAGCAGATCAGTCAGATTCTTTTACTCATTGAGAATATTGCAGGGCAGATTAATTTGCTGGCACTCAATGCCACTATCGAAGCTGCACGTGCGGGGGATGCCGGAAAGGGGTTTGCTGTTGTCGCCTCCGAAGTGAAGAATCTTGCAAGCCAGACTGCCAAGGCTACCGAAGAGATATCGAAGCATATTAATAATATCCAGGCTGTTTCCAAGGATGTGACTGTTGCCCTGAATGCCATTAAGACCTCCATTTCAGATGTGAATCAATATGCGGGCGGGATTTCCGCGGCTGCGGAAGAGCAGTCGGCCACGACGACGGAGATTTCAACCAATATGCAGCATGCCCTGACCGGGGTGCAGCATATTACGGAAAATATCTCTTCTATCTCCCAAGGCATGGGGGAAGTGGACCATGAAGCGAAGAATGTGCTTGACGCGGCGAAGATGTTGTCCGAACATTCCGATACATTGCGGCACCAGGTTCGGATGCTGCTCCAAGGAATAAGGGCTTAA
- a CDS encoding plastocyanin/azurin family copper-binding protein, giving the protein MRKIFFAAVCAVSAMASSAYADVTVDQADKLFSTDQISVKPGDTVHYNNKDTVTHNIKVITPDGDAQDKGLQKPGQAIDVKFDKAGEYEVRCAIHPTMKMTVEVK; this is encoded by the coding sequence ATGCGTAAAATATTTTTTGCTGCTGTATGTGCGGTTTCGGCGATGGCATCTTCTGCCTATGCGGATGTGACGGTCGATCAGGCAGACAAACTGTTTTCTACCGACCAGATCAGCGTTAAGCCCGGCGATACGGTACACTATAATAATAAAGACACTGTAACCCACAACATCAAGGTGATCACACCGGATGGCGATGCTCAGGATAAGGGATTGCAGAAGCCGGGTCAGGCGATTGACGTAAAATTCGATAAAGCAGGGGAATATGAAGTCCGCTGTGCTATCCACCCCACTATGAAGATGACGGTAGAAGTAAAGTAA
- a CDS encoding GNAT family N-acetyltransferase, protein MDFAILTSDTEIAVIAEEWRQLHNAIGTSPFSGFDYFDCWWRTTGNTNGRVLHIVTARENGKLIGVLPLAVVRRKGFRVLQATGAEAFYQADILCANPEQAQALWQAARNSKAYDFIHIRDVCPGSLDEQALNSFATAHERNRAPYLKLEWKDAETYKATLPRKVRTDLNRRLRRLEEKAPVKYTVCESLPLPEGIIEGMVKQKTAWCNELGLQGMFDQPNVLAFFRLFAAEAAKRGELFLAWLQCGEDVIAHHLALRYGKKLISYVVSNDAAYFQYSPGHLANLNAISWALEHGLEEFDHMQGDFAYKYQFANDVRECVEYTASTSFYGWLGAKLFIGRRDIRSKLGPYKRSLIGWYKKSFKRK, encoded by the coding sequence ATGGATTTTGCCATATTAACGTCGGACACGGAAATTGCTGTTATCGCTGAAGAATGGCGGCAACTTCATAACGCTATAGGAACCAGCCCTTTTTCCGGTTTCGATTATTTTGACTGCTGGTGGCGCACCACAGGAAACACAAATGGGCGTGTTTTGCATATCGTTACCGCGAGAGAGAACGGTAAGCTTATTGGTGTGTTGCCACTGGCGGTGGTGCGTCGCAAGGGATTCCGTGTTTTGCAGGCGACCGGTGCAGAGGCGTTCTATCAGGCCGATATTCTTTGCGCGAATCCTGAGCAGGCACAGGCATTGTGGCAGGCAGCCAGAAATAGCAAAGCATATGACTTTATTCATATACGCGATGTCTGCCCCGGTTCGCTGGACGAGCAGGCGCTGAACTCTTTCGCCACGGCGCATGAACGCAACCGGGCACCTTACCTGAAGCTGGAGTGGAAAGACGCGGAAACCTATAAGGCAACATTGCCACGCAAGGTGCGTACGGATCTGAACCGCCGCCTGCGCCGCCTGGAAGAAAAAGCGCCGGTGAAATATACGGTGTGCGAATCGTTACCGCTGCCTGAAGGTATTATTGAAGGCATGGTTAAGCAAAAGACAGCGTGGTGCAATGAACTTGGCCTGCAAGGCATGTTCGATCAGCCGAACGTGCTGGCGTTCTTCCGTCTTTTTGCGGCGGAAGCGGCAAAACGCGGTGAACTTTTCCTTGCATGGCTGCAGTGTGGTGAGGACGTCATTGCACACCATCTGGCGCTGCGATATGGTAAAAAGCTTATCAGCTATGTCGTTTCCAATGATGCGGCTTATTTTCAATATTCTCCCGGCCATCTTGCAAACCTGAATGCGATTAGCTGGGCTCTTGAGCATGGTCTTGAGGAGTTTGATCATATGCAGGGCGATTTCGCCTACAAGTATCAGTTTGCAAATGATGTGCGCGAGTGTGTTGAGTATACCGCCAGTACATCTTTCTACGGATGGCTTGGGGCAAAACTGTTTATCGGACGGCGCGATATCAGAAGCAAGTTGGGGCCATATAAGCGTTCGCTTATCGGATGGTACAAAAAATCCTTTAAGAGAAAATAA
- the acs gene encoding acetate--CoA ligase, producing the protein MSEKIIPVDPAFAKTAHINRERYLELYKESIEAPEAFWGKQAERLEWARKWNKVKNTRFTPDVSIKWFEGGKLNVSANCIDRHLEKKADKTAIIWEGDDPSESRHITYRELHEYVCRLTNVLIARGVKKGDRVTIYMPMIPEAAYAMLACARIGAVHSLVFGGFSPEALRGRIEDCKSDFIITADEGVRGGKAIPLKRNVDKAIHDLPQVRHVLVVHRTGGHIEWHPKRDLWYHEEIKTVSATHTPEAMDAEDPLFILYTSGSTGKPKGVLHTSAGYLLYVAMTHELVFDYREGEIYWCTADVGWVTGHSYIVYGPLCNGATTLMFEGVPSYPDASRFWQVVDKHDVSIFYTAPTAIRALMREGDSYVQLTSRRSLRLLASVGEPINPEAWMWYYNMVGEERCPVVDTWWQTETAGHMIAPLPGAVDLKPGSATVPFFGVQPVLLDSDGKVIEGEGEGMLCIADSWPGQARTVYGDHERFEQTYFSSFKGYYFSGDGCRRDKDGYYWITGRVDDVINVSGHRLGTAEIESALVAHKLVAEAAVVGFPHDIKGQGIYAYVTLNAGVKVNDQLTKELIQWVRAEIGPIATPDHIHFTHELPKTRSGKIMRRILRKIAEGELGALGDTSTLANPDIVDHLVKGAAK; encoded by the coding sequence ATGTCTGAGAAAATTATTCCGGTTGATCCTGCATTTGCAAAGACGGCGCATATTAATCGTGAGCGCTATCTGGAGCTTTATAAGGAGAGCATTGAAGCGCCGGAAGCTTTCTGGGGAAAGCAGGCGGAGCGGCTAGAGTGGGCGCGTAAGTGGAATAAGGTAAAGAATACACGTTTTACGCCGGATGTATCGATTAAGTGGTTTGAGGGCGGCAAGCTCAATGTGAGTGCAAACTGCATCGACCGCCATCTGGAAAAGAAGGCCGATAAGACGGCTATTATCTGGGAAGGGGATGATCCTTCCGAATCACGCCATATAACCTATCGTGAACTGCATGAATATGTCTGCAGGCTGACGAATGTGCTGATTGCGCGCGGCGTTAAAAAAGGCGACCGCGTGACGATTTACATGCCGATGATTCCGGAAGCCGCTTATGCCATGCTCGCCTGTGCGCGCATCGGCGCGGTGCATTCGCTGGTGTTCGGCGGATTCTCGCCGGAGGCGTTGCGAGGGCGTATTGAAGACTGCAAGAGTGATTTTATCATCACGGCGGATGAGGGCGTGCGCGGCGGTAAGGCTATTCCGCTCAAGCGCAATGTCGATAAGGCCATACACGATCTGCCCCAGGTGCGGCATGTGCTTGTGGTGCATCGCACGGGCGGGCATATAGAATGGCATCCGAAGCGCGATCTTTGGTATCACGAAGAAATTAAAACAGTATCCGCCACCCATACGCCGGAAGCGATGGATGCGGAAGATCCGCTTTTTATTCTTTATACCTCCGGTTCAACGGGCAAGCCCAAAGGAGTGCTGCATACATCGGCGGGTTACCTGCTCTATGTGGCCATGACGCATGAGCTGGTGTTCGACTACCGCGAAGGCGAGATTTACTGGTGCACGGCGGATGTGGGCTGGGTTACTGGGCATAGTTACATTGTCTATGGTCCGTTATGCAACGGCGCGACGACGCTGATGTTTGAAGGCGTGCCGAGTTATCCGGATGCTTCGCGTTTCTGGCAGGTGGTGGACAAGCATGATGTCAGTATTTTTTATACGGCTCCCACGGCCATCCGTGCGCTGATGCGTGAGGGGGATTCCTATGTGCAGCTTACCTCTCGCCGTAGCCTTCGCTTGCTTGCGAGTGTCGGCGAGCCCATCAATCCGGAAGCCTGGATGTGGTATTACAATATGGTGGGTGAAGAACGCTGCCCGGTCGTGGATACGTGGTGGCAGACGGAGACCGCCGGTCATATGATCGCCCCGTTGCCAGGAGCGGTGGATCTGAAACCCGGTTCCGCCACGGTGCCATTCTTCGGCGTGCAGCCCGTATTGCTGGACAGTGACGGTAAGGTGATCGAAGGGGAAGGCGAGGGCATGCTCTGTATCGCCGATTCATGGCCTGGTCAGGCGCGTACGGTTTACGGCGACCATGAACGCTTCGAGCAAACTTATTTCTCCTCGTTCAAAGGCTATTATTTCAGCGGTGACGGGTGCAGGCGCGATAAAGACGGTTATTACTGGATCACGGGCCGTGTTGACGATGTGATTAACGTATCCGGTCATCGTCTGGGCACGGCGGAGATCGAGAGTGCGCTGGTGGCGCATAAGCTTGTGGCGGAAGCGGCAGTCGTCGGGTTTCCGCATGATATTAAGGGGCAGGGTATTTATGCCTATGTGACGCTCAATGCCGGTGTGAAGGTCAATGACCAGTTGACCAAGGAGCTTATTCAATGGGTGCGTGCCGAGATCGGCCCGATTGCGACGCCGGATCATATTCATTTTACCCATGAGCTGCCTAAGACTCGTTCCGGTAAAATCATGCGTCGCATCCTGCGCAAAATCGCGGAAGGAGAGCTTGGGGCGCTGGGAGATACTTCCACGCTTGCCAATCCGGATATTGTTGATCATTTAGTAAAAGGCGCTGCGAAGTAA
- the dapE gene encoding succinyl-diaminopimelate desuccinylase: MIDPVALAQELIRVPSITPKDEGVMGVLRKHLEALGFVCHQVTFSDAPGEPTENLYARLGTAQPNICFAGHVDVVPTGDTGKWSVDPFAAVIKDGYLYGRGAEDMKGAIAAFVAAVSERVKTPMQGSISLLITGDEEGVAVNGTRKMLPWLRARGEQIDGCIVGEPTNPKELGQMAKIGRRGSAYGKLTVIGKQGHAAYPELADNPVTSIIEILQRLKATPIDSGSKFFPPSNLEITTIDVGNTAGNVIPAEARAQFNIRFNDQHNAQTIEAWVREQIALTQAETKLEWRVSGESFITPPGKLSALLVQAVKEVTGLTPDLSTTGGTSDARFIKDICPVVEFGTTGLTPHAIDERVKVEDLVKLKDIYLHVLRHF, translated from the coding sequence ATGATCGATCCGGTTGCACTTGCCCAGGAATTAATCCGCGTTCCCAGTATTACTCCGAAAGATGAGGGTGTCATGGGCGTGCTCAGGAAACATCTTGAGGCGCTGGGATTCGTTTGCCATCAGGTTACGTTTTCGGATGCGCCGGGAGAGCCCACTGAAAATCTTTACGCGCGGCTTGGTACAGCACAGCCTAACATATGTTTTGCCGGTCATGTGGATGTCGTGCCGACGGGAGATACCGGAAAATGGTCAGTCGATCCGTTTGCGGCTGTTATCAAAGATGGTTATCTTTACGGGCGCGGCGCAGAGGATATGAAAGGCGCGATTGCGGCTTTTGTGGCTGCTGTAAGTGAACGGGTTAAAACGCCGATGCAAGGCTCGATCAGCCTGCTAATCACCGGAGATGAAGAAGGTGTGGCAGTCAATGGCACGCGCAAAATGCTGCCGTGGTTGAGAGCGCGCGGTGAGCAGATTGACGGCTGCATTGTGGGTGAGCCTACCAATCCCAAAGAACTTGGTCAGATGGCAAAGATCGGCCGACGCGGCAGTGCTTACGGTAAATTGACCGTTATCGGGAAACAGGGCCATGCGGCTTATCCTGAGCTGGCGGATAACCCCGTCACCAGTATCATCGAGATATTGCAGCGGCTGAAGGCGACGCCGATTGATAGCGGAAGCAAATTTTTTCCTCCCTCTAATCTTGAGATCACTACGATTGATGTTGGAAATACCGCAGGGAATGTTATTCCGGCGGAAGCGCGCGCGCAATTTAATATCCGCTTCAACGATCAGCACAATGCGCAGACCATTGAAGCATGGGTGCGTGAGCAGATTGCACTGACGCAGGCTGAGACCAAGCTCGAATGGCGTGTCTCGGGCGAATCCTTCATCACACCGCCCGGTAAACTGAGTGCTTTGCTGGTACAGGCTGTCAAGGAAGTGACCGGTCTGACACCGGATCTTTCCACGACGGGCGGCACGTCAGATGCGCGTTTTATCAAGGATATCTGTCCTGTTGTCGAGTTCGGCACTACAGGTCTCACTCCGCATGCCATCGACGAACGTGTGAAGGTGGAAGATCTGGTGAAGCTCAAAGACATTTACCTGCACGTGCTGCGCCATTTCTAG
- the phaR gene encoding polyhydroxyalkanoate synthesis repressor PhaR, translating into MPGMTNGQVVIKKYANRRLYDTNTSSYITLDDLCTMVKNGVDFIVIDAKTEEDLTRQVLTQIIFDQESKGYSMLPIKFLRTIIGFYGGRMQKFLPSYLEATMENFTVNQDRMFDYFSRNSTFSPFSQFEEIGKQNFALFTKAFSMFNPFDATAKEAPQPEAETEAEESQQRKVAGKK; encoded by the coding sequence ATGCCAGGCATGACAAACGGTCAGGTGGTAATTAAAAAATACGCCAATCGTCGTCTCTATGATACCAATACGAGCAGCTATATTACGCTGGATGATCTATGCACTATGGTCAAAAATGGCGTAGATTTCATTGTTATTGATGCAAAAACCGAAGAAGACCTTACCCGCCAGGTATTGACGCAAATCATATTCGATCAGGAATCAAAGGGTTACAGCATGCTCCCGATTAAATTCCTGCGCACGATCATCGGGTTTTACGGCGGCAGAATGCAGAAGTTCCTGCCTTCCTATCTGGAAGCCACAATGGAGAATTTCACTGTGAACCAGGACCGTATGTTCGATTATTTCTCGCGTAATTCCACGTTCTCGCCTTTTTCCCAGTTCGAGGAAATCGGAAAGCAGAATTTTGCCTTGTTCACCAAGGCATTCTCGATGTTCAATCCTTTTGACGCTACTGCTAAGGAAGCACCGCAGCCGGAAGCAGAAACCGAAGCAGAAGAGTCGCAGCAGCGCAAGGTTGCCGGTAAGAAATGA
- a CDS encoding alpha/beta fold hydrolase produces the protein MSGSSPASAAFLQKAWNDLQSDSKLALAVEEEAEKRTAELLACVHKFNRTDFTRDIPEPNAVITIGSARLLDYGCDKANAPAILLIPSLINRYYIMDLTKRLSFARYLREHGIRVFIVDWGTPREQEYYLNCALYVTEVLVPMAEYIRRQTTGSLAYGGYCMGGLLAMALACTRPELADKIAFFATPWDFLAPSFPRFALEEPEIEELRKQLNARDTIPAEFIHLLFHYANPCAFQNKLKDFAAMDPAAPATQDFIAIEHWATDGIDMTRGVAHDCLINWTQYNQPAKGQWHVGGRPVLPQELTIPSFVAIPKDDKIVPSDCALPLTAQLKNPTLIEPYSGHISMMAGRRRKSALWEPFREWLVD, from the coding sequence TTGTCAGGATCATCTCCGGCATCGGCAGCCTTTCTGCAGAAAGCATGGAACGACCTGCAAAGCGACAGCAAACTCGCGCTCGCAGTGGAAGAAGAGGCGGAAAAAAGAACAGCTGAACTGCTGGCCTGCGTTCATAAATTCAACCGCACTGATTTCACGCGCGATATTCCGGAACCGAATGCCGTAATCACAATAGGCAGTGCCAGGCTGCTGGATTATGGCTGTGACAAAGCCAATGCGCCTGCGATTCTGCTCATCCCCTCGCTGATCAACCGCTATTACATCATGGACCTCACGAAACGGCTGAGTTTTGCGCGTTATCTGCGTGAGCATGGGATACGCGTATTCATTGTGGATTGGGGAACGCCCCGCGAACAGGAATATTATCTCAATTGCGCGCTGTATGTGACGGAAGTCCTGGTGCCGATGGCGGAATATATACGCAGGCAAACGACCGGTTCGCTGGCGTATGGCGGCTATTGCATGGGAGGATTGCTCGCAATGGCACTGGCCTGTACCCGCCCCGAACTGGCCGATAAAATCGCATTCTTCGCAACACCGTGGGATTTTTTGGCACCGAGCTTCCCCCGTTTCGCATTGGAAGAACCGGAGATCGAAGAGCTCAGAAAACAGCTAAACGCGAGGGATACTATACCGGCGGAATTCATCCATCTGTTATTCCACTACGCTAATCCTTGCGCTTTTCAGAACAAGCTGAAAGACTTCGCCGCCATGGACCCGGCCGCACCGGCTACGCAGGATTTCATCGCGATTGAACATTGGGCGACAGACGGTATCGACATGACCCGCGGCGTGGCCCATGACTGCCTGATCAACTGGACGCAGTATAACCAGCCTGCCAAAGGGCAGTGGCATGTCGGTGGCAGGCCGGTGCTTCCCCAGGAGCTTACTATTCCAAGCTTTGTCGCCATACCCAAGGATGACAAAATTGTGCCGTCGGACTGCGCCCTTCCGCTTACCGCTCAATTGAAAAATCCCACCCTGATCGAACCGTATAGCGGCCATATCAGCATGATGGCCGGAAGGCGGCGCAAATCCGCACTCTGGGAACCGTTCCGGGAATGGCTCGTCGACTAG
- a CDS encoding COX15/CtaA family protein, translating to MQLQTSKTPNVAVSIWISLCLAVFASIMMLDYAANFMGGGVAITKWKPLETVTFPVDDAQFEAIFEDYRKLPQFTKTFPEMDVYGFKTIYLVDYARYILEYLLVGLYLIPLLCFYCFKRVSVLNVAAFTAIFLWGSVRNFLDLYMSTASLYAEPYFVPYGLSIQTGMQFVFFALMLWQLLSFTYPKQGIGGFELPKPSWFMKVFACIVLAGISLQIVLGGAKTGLHAVLTFNTVPVMDNNSLLPEGLWPMTQWYRNLFEDATTAQFVHKLIAGGLFGLITLFWIVGRNNPHVAHLLAILFSIFVVEVLLGTLTLLFAEPTSISLLHYADAILVFGIAVSVVHRLFIPIKSISYDF from the coding sequence ATGCAACTACAAACCTCAAAAACTCCCAATGTTGCGGTCAGCATATGGATTTCGCTGTGCCTGGCCGTGTTCGCATCCATTATGATGCTGGATTATGCCGCTAATTTTATGGGAGGCGGTGTCGCGATTACCAAATGGAAGCCGCTGGAAACCGTAACGTTTCCGGTAGACGATGCGCAATTCGAGGCTATTTTTGAGGATTACCGGAAGCTGCCCCAGTTTACCAAGACGTTTCCGGAAATGGACGTATATGGGTTCAAGACAATCTATCTCGTCGATTATGCTCGCTATATTCTGGAATATCTGCTGGTCGGGCTGTATCTGATTCCGCTTTTATGCTTTTATTGTTTTAAGCGGGTCAGTGTGCTCAATGTGGCGGCATTTACAGCCATTTTTCTGTGGGGGAGCGTCAGGAATTTTCTCGATCTGTATATGAGTACGGCTTCTTTATATGCAGAGCCGTATTTCGTACCTTATGGCTTAAGCATACAGACTGGCATGCAGTTTGTCTTTTTTGCGCTTATGTTGTGGCAGTTGCTTAGTTTCACTTACCCGAAGCAGGGGATAGGCGGCTTTGAACTTCCCAAACCTTCCTGGTTCATGAAAGTCTTTGCCTGTATCGTGCTGGCGGGTATTTCGCTGCAGATAGTGCTAGGGGGAGCAAAAACGGGCCTGCATGCGGTACTGACTTTCAATACGGTGCCGGTCATGGATAATAACAGTCTGCTGCCGGAAGGTTTATGGCCGATGACGCAGTGGTACCGTAATCTTTTTGAAGATGCTACGACGGCGCAATTCGTGCATAAACTGATTGCGGGGGGATTGTTCGGACTGATTACATTGTTCTGGATTGTCGGGCGTAATAACCCTCATGTGGCTCACTTGCTGGCGATTCTGTTTTCGATCTTTGTGGTGGAGGTGCTGCTGGGAACCCTGACGTTGCTTTTTGCCGAGCCTACTTCCATTTCGCTGCTGCATTATGCGGATGCAATTTTAGTATTCGGCATTGCAGTCAGTGTCGTACACAGACTGTTTATCCCGATTAAAAGCATTTCTTACGATTTCTAG
- a CDS encoding argininosuccinate synthase, with protein MKKVVLAYSGGLDTSIILRWLQEKYECEVVTFTADLGQGEELEPARKKAEMMGAARIYVEDLREEFVKNYVFPMFRANTLYEGVYLLGTSIARPLIAKRQIEIALETGADAVAHGATGKGNDQVRFELGYYALKPDIKVIAPWREWDLTSRTKLIEYAEKHQIPIAKDKRGEAPYSTDANLLHISYEGKVLEDPWQEPHEDMFTRSVAPEKAPNEPTYIEIEFEGGDPVAVDGKKMSPATLLTHLNKLGGENGIGRLDLVENRYVGMKSRGIYETPGGTILLAAHRGMESLTLDRGAAHLKDDLMPRYAELIYNGYWWSPEREMLQALIDKSQANVTGTVRLKLFKGSVTVAGRKSPVSLYSQQHVTFEEDSVYDQKDAAGFIKLNALRLRLLGRQ; from the coding sequence ATAAAGAAAGTCGTGCTGGCTTATTCCGGCGGGCTGGATACTTCCATCATCCTGCGCTGGTTGCAGGAAAAATACGAATGCGAGGTTGTCACCTTTACGGCTGATCTCGGCCAGGGTGAAGAGCTGGAACCCGCGCGCAAGAAAGCCGAGATGATGGGCGCAGCCAGAATCTATGTGGAAGATCTGCGCGAAGAGTTCGTGAAGAACTACGTATTCCCGATGTTTCGCGCCAATACGCTTTATGAAGGCGTCTACCTGCTCGGCACCTCCATCGCACGTCCGCTGATCGCCAAGCGCCAGATTGAGATTGCGCTGGAAACCGGTGCAGACGCCGTAGCTCACGGCGCCACCGGCAAAGGCAACGACCAGGTACGTTTTGAACTCGGTTATTACGCACTGAAACCGGATATCAAGGTCATTGCTCCGTGGCGCGAATGGGATCTGACGTCCCGCACGAAGTTGATCGAATACGCGGAAAAGCACCAGATTCCGATTGCCAAGGATAAACGCGGCGAAGCTCCCTACTCCACCGATGCAAATCTTCTGCACATCTCCTATGAAGGCAAGGTGCTGGAAGACCCGTGGCAGGAACCGCATGAAGACATGTTCACACGCTCTGTTGCCCCGGAAAAAGCACCGAACGAGCCGACCTATATCGAAATCGAATTTGAAGGCGGCGATCCGGTGGCTGTGGACGGCAAGAAAATGTCTCCCGCTACGCTGCTGACACACCTGAACAAACTGGGTGGTGAAAACGGTATCGGCAGGCTGGACCTTGTAGAAAACCGCTATGTCGGCATGAAATCGCGCGGCATTTATGAAACCCCAGGCGGCACGATCCTTCTGGCAGCGCATCGTGGTATGGAAAGCCTCACGCTCGACCGTGGCGCAGCACATCTGAAAGACGACCTTATGCCGCGCTATGCCGAGCTGATCTATAACGGTTACTGGTGGTCACCGGAACGTGAAATGCTGCAGGCATTGATCGACAAATCCCAGGCCAATGTCACCGGCACGGTACGCCTGAAACTGTTCAAAGGCTCCGTCACCGTTGCAGGCCGCAAATCGCCCGTAAGCCTCTACAGCCAGCAGCATGTAACGTTTGAAGAAGACAGCGTCTACGACCAGAAAGACGCCGCAGGCTTCATCAAGCTCAACGCGCTGAGGCTTCGCTTGCTCGGAAGGCAGTAA
- a CDS encoding succinate dehydrogenase assembly factor 2 has protein sequence MEKQIRIKRLYFRSAHRGSKEIDLILGPYAAENLETMSDDELDEFEAFLSENDTDIWDWVTGKAEPEEAWRYKNLLARLRKIYDVTG, from the coding sequence ATGGAAAAACAGATCCGCATCAAACGCCTCTATTTCCGCTCGGCGCATCGTGGCTCCAAGGAGATCGACCTGATCCTGGGCCCCTATGCCGCCGAGAATCTGGAAACGATGAGCGACGATGAACTGGATGAATTCGAGGCCTTTCTTTCCGAAAACGATACCGATATCTGGGACTGGGTTACCGGAAAGGCGGAGCCTGAGGAAGCATGGAGATACAAAAACCTCCTGGCACGCCTGAGGAAAATTTATGATGTCACCGGCTGA